A stretch of DNA from Juglans microcarpa x Juglans regia isolate MS1-56 chromosome 5D, Jm3101_v1.0, whole genome shotgun sequence:
TGCATGGCAGGACGATGTCGTTAGGCTCCGAACCTCCGATAATTGCGGGACAGAAACCCGGGGGTGATAGACCGTTGCGTCGTACGTTTATTCTGGTAGCATCGTAAAAGTCTAAATAGAAATTAGTTGTCAGCAAGAAAATCAGAACTTTAAtgttaaaatttatcttttatttttaatccttaatcttttatttattatgcatgGTATTCACTCACACTTcacatctataaattttttataaggtatgaaaatattttttataaagtataagaatatttttcataaaatatgaggtagtgaataataactaattagaagaacttttttatataaatatgataattaGATATGATATACAAAAGGAAGTAAAATATATACTTGTACCTTAGATAGATGCATAAATAAtccccatttttatttttaaatttctattttgttgGTAAGGGAAATTGGAATCTCAATCCCtataattatcttataaatataGCTTCTATGGTCGGATTCGAAAAAGATAGATATAAATGCTTTTTGGATCTTCTAATATTCATGTCTGGACTCTAAAATTTAGaatggagaaagagagagacatatTGAGAGACCGAGCTTAGCTCCAATTACTGTTAGAACTAGATCTGTTGGGTGAGAGACACGTgtctatattattattgttttgagatttaaaaaagttgaacgttttattatattttatatagaaatttagaaaaattataataatagatGAAATGGGTTGAAAATGTTTCTCTACCCAATCATGGCCTCAGAGATGTTGACTCCCTTTGGTCTAAAACATTTTATGAGTATTTACTATTGATCACACCTGAGTACTCTCCGTACTGGCTAATTAAGATAATCCTGGTAATTTCATCTGGAAATTGTCACTGAACAACggatattatgaaatttttcaTAACTCAGAAAGCCAATAGTCAACACTCACAAGAATGCTGAGTAATCAAAGGTTCAAAACTTACTAAGATTGTATAACTTGATCACTGCAGGCCAATCAGTGTTCCATGTAGATGGAACTCATCAACCATGATGCCCGAATTAGAACATGGGAAGAAACAAGCTGCTGGGAAGCCTGCTTTTCCTCGCAATCGCTCTTTCCACACCGAGCACCAATTCATGGAAAATGAATACCATGAGAACTTCAAAAGCTTCTACAATGGATTCCCAAGTCGGCGGGTCTCTTCCCCAGAAACCATTAGTATCGAACCGAATTCATATCGAAGTGTCAAAGTGTCTACTGTGGATGATCTAGAGCTCAACTCCTCTTCCTCAGCTGTGTCTTCACTACATCAGGACCCCGAGGCTGAAACCGGGATTCCGGATCATGTATTGTCCGAACAAGAAGACGATGAAGTTATGAGCTCTTATGTCATAGAGATCAATTGTGACCATAGGGAGGGAACCAGTGAAACAGTTTCTATTGACGAAACAATCGCATGGTTCAGAGAGAAGTCTCAAACACAGAGTACTGAGAAAGATTTGAGCATAAGACACCATGACAATGAGCAGCCTGTTGAAATGGAAGGTAATGTGGTTATTTATTTTGACGAATCTTAGGAATCCAACGAgaagatgaatgaaaaaaatttcacataatataATGCAGGAAGGCCTACTGCAAGTGAATTTTCACATCAACCTGTAGATGGGCATGGAACGACTCATCAGTCTACAGAGGTAAAGTAATGTTTTTTGACTCGCAGTGGTGTTTGCATagtcaatacaaaatatatatatatatatattaatattaatgggGAACGACTGATGAAGTAAGTAATGATAATGCCAATATTTTAACATCTCCTTTCCCCCCCTCTTTTGCAGGAAGCTGGAAAAAGAAATTGGAcagctgaagaagaagaagagtcagaaAAAAATGTAAGCTTCTTACAAAAATCAGGATTGCATTACCAGGACCAAAACTAAAACCTTCACGATATTGCGAAAAAGATTCTGTACGTTGCAATAAATTTCTACAGCTGATCACGAAATTggcttttattttatatttttactttcttttaaaCCATAGATGGAAGTAGAGCTATATGATGAATACATAAGGCTGTGGTCTGCTGGCAAAGAAACCAACATAAAGCTGCTGATTTCAAAACTACATCAAGTAAGATCTTTGATGCTTGACATGATAGAATGTTTTTTTGGCTTTGATGGCTAAAATGGGATGAAACTCATGTTGATAAATAACCGTTTGGTTTGACACGGATTCAGATTCTCTGGCCTGATAGTGGCTGGCAGGCTATACCCCTAACAAGCCTAACAGACAGCTCACAAGTGAAGAAAGCTTATCAGAAAGCAAGGCTATGTCTTCACCCAGACAAGCTTCAACAAAGAGGAGCAACACTCCCACAAAAATATGTTGCAGAGAAGGCGTTCTCCATTCTCCAGGTAACTGTTCTCTTGCAAATATTCGATGCAATCCAGGCACTTCAATAAACACGCACACGAACAAGACGTTTTACGAGGTTGGCTTATAAGGAATGGAAAACGAAGTAGGAAAACGGCAAGAAACTTGAAAGCATGGTTTGTGAAACAATGTTGATGAGTAATTTTAATTTGGATCATTACCTTGCTGTGATTGTAGAATGCATGGGCTGCTTTCATCTCCCAAGATGTCTTCCTTAACTAGCGGGAGTAACCGGGATCCTTTGAAACTCACATTAATGTCTTGGAAGATCAAAAGTACAAATTATGAGCAGAGTCTGGATACATATTCAGTAGCTGAAGCAGTCTGTCGAGACACGCACATGATGAGGGACATGCATGAAGCATGAATTATAGGTAGAAATGGTTTTGGAATTCCAgtagataatatatattctaaaatttgtATGTTTGTTTGACGCTTTTGCAATGTGCCGCATCTCCTTCCTGTACTTGTATAACTCAATAACGATATCAGAGATGAAGATGAGAACGATAGTGATGATAATGGCTGCTTTTACCTGTATAGTGGTTCACTCCGTTTTGAGATATTGATAAGTGATCGAATTACTCGCgcctttcttttctatttttgacacttttattctagaaaaaaaaaggacaaaataattatgatatcaaggaggttttttttttttttttctttaaatttttatttaaaaaggaGGGCAGCACCTCCGTTTATTGATAAAACCCTCACTCAAGAGGAGGAAAATCATGAATAC
This window harbors:
- the LOC121266223 gene encoding uncharacterized protein LOC121266223, whose translation is MDDSWRMRMGMPALPRRRSMEDTSSGRSVFGNEDTLDPEDFADVYGGPPRSVLLRKFSADYVKPGSANFYEEVFRQRESMTPARKGGRSLPAFRIPARSEGFFGDIFGSDHDDHLRRSRERSRPNSNAKSKSKSNSSSVLSSEELSPLRPMIGDDVALSSFASKLRPISVPCRWNSSTMMPELEHGKKQAAGKPAFPRNRSFHTEHQFMENEYHENFKSFYNGFPSRRVSSPETISIEPNSYRSVKVSTVDDLELNSSSSAVSSLHQDPEAETGIPDHVLSEQEDDEVMSSYVIEINCDHREGTSETVSIDETIAWFREKSQTQSTEKDLSIRHHDNEQPVEMEGRPTASEFSHQPVDGHGTTHQSTEEAGKRNWTAEEEEESEKNMEVELYDEYIRLWSAGKETNIKLLISKLHQILWPDSGWQAIPLTSLTDSSQVKKAYQKARLCLHPDKLQQRGATLPQKYVAEKAFSILQNAWAAFISQDVFLN